A single window of Methanothermobacter marburgensis str. Marburg DNA harbors:
- the rpoA2 gene encoding DNA-directed RNA polymerase subunit A'', whose translation MQEITAKIEDYSSKNGILLPDPVMEYVARIAEEEKLKEADLYEMVRLFSRISERNRGLEGDELLDAVEDEYQRILKVQELVKRKRAKFPPGLIEEIAEAMKKHNLSDDELDELIRRVRRAYERAKVEAGEAVGTVAAQSVGEPGTQMTMRTFHYAGVAELNVTLGLPRLIEIVDARKKISTPTMSIYFEGDLRYDEEFVRKKANKIGKSTLNDVLKNFSIQYADMAVVAELDEEKILEKHLEYDDIIAKVEKTFKKVEIDNSILRFEPQKPTIRELRLLADKVRKLQISGVKNIGKVVIRKEDDEWVIHTEGSNLGAVLKEEGVDKVRTTTNDIHEIETVLGIEAARNAIIHEAKRTMEEQGLTVDIRHIMLVADMMTADGSVKSIGRHGISGEKASVLARASFEETGKHLLRASIRGEVDHLTGIIENIIIGQPIPLGTGSVSVVMKERK comes from the coding sequence GTGCAGGAAATTACAGCTAAAATAGAGGATTACTCCTCAAAGAACGGGATCCTGCTTCCAGATCCTGTGATGGAATATGTTGCCAGGATCGCTGAGGAGGAAAAACTGAAGGAAGCGGATCTTTATGAAATGGTGAGGCTCTTCAGCAGGATCTCAGAGAGAAACCGGGGTCTTGAAGGAGACGAGCTCCTCGACGCAGTTGAGGACGAATACCAGCGGATCCTGAAGGTCCAGGAACTTGTTAAAAGGAAGAGGGCGAAGTTTCCGCCGGGGCTCATTGAGGAAATAGCCGAGGCAATGAAAAAACACAACCTCAGCGACGATGAACTGGACGAACTCATAAGAAGGGTCAGAAGGGCCTATGAGAGGGCAAAGGTTGAGGCCGGTGAGGCGGTTGGGACAGTTGCAGCCCAGTCAGTCGGTGAACCAGGTACCCAGATGACAATGCGTACCTTCCACTACGCAGGGGTGGCGGAACTCAACGTTACCCTGGGTCTCCCAAGGCTCATCGAAATCGTGGATGCCAGGAAGAAGATATCCACACCAACCATGAGCATCTACTTTGAGGGTGACCTCAGATATGATGAGGAATTTGTGCGCAAAAAGGCCAACAAGATAGGTAAAAGCACCCTCAACGATGTCCTCAAAAACTTCAGCATCCAGTACGCAGATATGGCAGTGGTTGCAGAACTGGACGAGGAGAAAATCCTTGAAAAACACCTTGAATATGATGATATAATAGCAAAGGTGGAAAAAACTTTTAAGAAAGTAGAAATAGATAACAGCATACTGAGATTTGAACCCCAGAAACCCACCATAAGGGAGCTCAGGTTACTGGCTGATAAGGTGAGGAAACTCCAGATAAGCGGGGTTAAAAATATAGGAAAGGTGGTTATCCGTAAAGAGGATGATGAATGGGTAATCCATACAGAGGGTTCAAACCTTGGAGCTGTTCTTAAAGAAGAGGGTGTGGATAAGGTCCGGACGACGACAAACGACATACACGAAATAGAAACCGTTCTGGGCATAGAAGCAGCGAGAAACGCAATAATACACGAAGCAAAGAGAACCATGGAGGAGCAGGGTCTCACAGTGGACATACGTCACATAATGCTTGTTGCAGATATGATGACTGCTGATGGTTCTGTTAAATCCATTGGAAGACATGGTATAAGCGGTGAAAAGGCAAGCGTTCTTGCAAGGGCTTCTTTTGAGGAAACAGGTAAGCACCTTCTGAGAGCAAGTATCAGGGGAGAGGTGGATCACCTCACTGGTATCATAGAGAACATTATTATAGGACAGCCTATACCCCTGGGTACAGGTTCCGTTAGTGTTGTGATGAAAGAAAGAAAATAG
- a CDS encoding 50S ribosomal protein L30e, with protein sequence MDIDRGIRVAVDTGNVILGSKRTIQGLKLGKGKLVVMASNIPEDLREDIEYYAELSDIPVYTHEGTSVELGSVCGKPFTVGALLIQDPGDSTILEMVG encoded by the coding sequence ATGGACATAGATAGAGGAATACGAGTCGCTGTAGATACTGGTAATGTTATCCTTGGATCAAAGAGGACAATTCAGGGCCTCAAACTGGGTAAGGGTAAGCTGGTGGTAATGGCCAGTAACATTCCAGAGGACCTCAGAGAGGACATAGAATACTATGCAGAGCTATCAGATATTCCGGTTTACACCCATGAGGGCACCAGCGTTGAACTGGGATCTGTCTGCGGTAAACCCTTCACAGTGGGGGCGCTCTTAATCCAGGATCCGGGTGATTCAACAATACTGGAAATGGTGGGGTAG
- a CDS encoding NusA-like transcription termination signal-binding factor, translating into MTIKFTTNEIRYIALFESMTGAMVKDCIVDDENGKVTFLVKKGDMGLAIGKKGSTVAKVQKALDKGVEVIEHSSDPVEFIKNLMAPAKIRSIRILQKENGEKIATVETDPKNKRIAIGRGGQNIERARLLARRQHNISNIIIK; encoded by the coding sequence GTGACCATCAAATTTACCACAAACGAGATAAGATACATTGCACTCTTTGAGAGCATGACCGGTGCAATGGTGAAGGACTGCATTGTGGATGACGAAAACGGCAAGGTAACATTCCTTGTGAAAAAGGGTGATATGGGCCTTGCCATCGGTAAAAAGGGAAGTACAGTGGCCAAGGTTCAGAAGGCGCTCGACAAGGGTGTTGAGGTAATCGAACACTCCAGTGACCCCGTGGAGTTCATAAAGAACCTCATGGCGCCCGCCAAGATAAGGAGCATCAGGATACTCCAGAAGGAAAACGGTGAAAAGATAGCCACAGTGGAAACCGATCCAAAGAATAAGAGAATCGCCATTGGACGCGGCGGACAGAACATTGAGAGGGCCAGGTTACTGGCCAGAAGACAGCACAACATAAGCAATA